Proteins found in one bacterium genomic segment:
- a CDS encoding ABC transporter permease subunit: MDNIKLIYRKEMAAFFNSPVAYIVLIVFALITSWFFTNTFFLSNQSDLRSLFDVVPWVYLFFIPAISMGSIAREKNSGTMEFLATLPMKDSHIVLGKFLAIVSLIGIALLFTGIHFITLLFVGTAVDIGAIFSGYFGLLLVGAAYTAIGILGSSVTENQIAAFLLSFLFISILWFLEKILPFVPDFMTEVLQFISIDYHLNNISRGVIDSRNLIYFGSLMVFFLIMSARVLEIRKWR; encoded by the coding sequence GATATATCGGAAAGAAATGGCTGCTTTTTTTAACAGCCCGGTCGCGTATATTGTGCTGATCGTATTTGCACTCATTACATCATGGTTCTTTACCAATACTTTTTTTCTGTCCAATCAATCGGATTTGCGGAGTTTATTTGATGTTGTTCCTTGGGTCTATCTTTTTTTCATTCCGGCCATCTCTATGGGATCGATTGCGAGGGAGAAAAACAGCGGAACGATGGAATTTCTGGCGACGCTTCCGATGAAGGATTCGCACATTGTTTTGGGAAAGTTTTTGGCGATCGTTTCGCTCATTGGCATAGCTTTGTTGTTCACTGGAATTCATTTTATTACTCTGTTGTTTGTCGGTACGGCCGTTGATATTGGCGCTATTTTCAGCGGATATTTCGGACTTTTATTGGTAGGGGCGGCTTATACGGCTATTGGCATTTTGGGAAGCTCGGTGACTGAAAATCAGATCGCAGCATTTCTCCTTAGTTTTCTTTTTATTTCAATACTATGGTTTTTAGAAAAAATCTTGCCGTTTGTTCCCGATTTTATGACAGAAGTGCTTCAGTTTATCAGTATTGATTATCATTTGAACAACATTTCACGGGGGGTAATCGACTCGCGAAACCTGATTTATTTTGGGTCATTAATGGTGTTTTTTTTGATCATGAGCGCGCGGGTTTTAGAAATCAGAAAGTGGAGATAA